The Phragmites australis chromosome 1, lpPhrAust1.1, whole genome shotgun sequence genomic interval TCATTCATGCAACATTGACCTTTCATCCCCAACTTTTGCATATACCTCTCTATTCTTATTATCTAACTTGTCTCAAAGTCCTGTCAAATTGTATACATTTACTAACTTATTTTGAATGTGCAGATCCAGTTAAAGTTTAAACAAAATtcaataagagaaaaaaatgatcaaaaccCTACAATTCCTAGTTATAGAATACTTTTGCAAGCCTATTAGCATGCCCATTTGCTAGATGCATGCCCCAGAAGCCAATCATGCATTATAAGTATGGAGATTTGAACAGTTATTTTTATGAAGAAAAGGCCAGAACATGATCATGACCGAAATACAGAATAAATATAAAGAGGCAATCATCATTGTAACCTTGCAGTTTCTTTACCTCAGATCCCCAGGATAATCATCAGAACGATAAGGTGGAGCACAGAAAATAACATATGGAAATTTCGGACCCATTATGGATCCCTTCAAGGAGGGAATGATACCAATTTCATTTAATTCATTGTGATGTTCTGTGGTTGCAGTCTGACCAAAAACTTTGCAACCTGGATATTCCTATAAGAATTGAAAGCTCTTAATCAGACAAAGTTTTATGGTATTTAACGGGTGAAGCTATTTAAACTTACAAACTGTACTAAGAAGataacataaaaaaaagataattcaAGGGTACCAGTCCCTCTATTCAGAAAGAACAAGCACTCTGATTGACAAGATATCCATAAAAAATCAACGATTCTCAGATAAGAGATCGTCAGAACCATATGTAGTTGTCGGTACTCCGCTGTATCACTAAAGAAATGTTGGCAGACCAACAAAAAATGAAtgacagtttttttttcttttactcaAAGTAAACTTGCTTAGAACAGGGCTATATATGTAGTTGTCGGTACTCCGCCATATCTCTAAAGAAATGTTAGCAGATCAACAAAAGAgaatcatagttttttttacttAAGGTAGACTTGCTTAGAACAGGGCCAATATTGGGTTCATTATCTAGGAATTTCTAGATGTCCATATGTAGCTGTCGGTACTTGGCTATACCGCCAAAGAAATGTTGGCAGACAAACATAAAGAAATGATTGTTTCTTTTTCCCCTCAAACGTACAGTCGTCGACTCGCTTAGAACAGGGCCataataatatttggttcattAGCTAGGATTTTTTTGTTGTTTAAAGGCAAGCTACCACCATGTTGAGTTCTTGGAGAGGTACACAGGTAATAAATACATCGATCAACCGAGAGGCAAGGTTAGCTAGCAGTCTATCTCGGATACAATCAGTGGCAACCTGCTTCCACATGTCAGCGACGATCCGGCCGAGCACGCCAGGCCCAACGATCAGCAAATCGTTCTGCCCCACGCCGACGGTCTCGGACGAGAGCGAGTTGACTCCTGCATCGCTCGAGAACAAAACGAGAGTCAGCCAATCAGGTGGGCCTCGAGAGGACTCGAGGGGAATAAGAACTAAAAACGGGAGACGCCATCGGGCACTGGAGGAGGAGCGCGTACCGATGGAGGCGGCAGCGGCTGACATCGCGGCGCGACGGCACGGGCGGGAGACGCGGACGGGGGGAACTGGAGCGGAGCGAGGGACAATGGGGAGgggggaggaggcgacggggGTGGTGGCCTGGAGATAGGGAGGAGACAGAGATGGATGGCTGGGGGACTGGGAACGGAGTCGGGGAGGACGTGGTGGTGGCACGGCTCCGCCCATGCCGATGCCGTGGCGTCCCGAGGGGCTGGGAGGTTGGACGGCGTGGAAAAGGTGAGGAGGGGAGGACGGGGTTTCCGTCCTACTGAAACGAGGATCCTCTACATTATCCATATCATAAGGCTAGTTACCGCGAAGGTGCTCTGGTTCGCAAATTCGATAAAAAACCGGCCCAAAACCATAAAATTCGGTCAATTCGGTGCAATCTGGTTTTGTAATGTGAACAAAATTCATatatgaattcaaaaaattcaaatcagatttgaaaaaaaaataaaaaactagagaaaattTAAGACTATATGTGaacaagttttcaaaaaaatgtCATTTGCATCCAGAAATATGTGCCCAAACATTGATGAATtgaaaaaagaatgaaaaattaaaaaggCCGAAATGGGTTGAATACATAGTGCAAACGGCCTGTTTCGGTCCAGTTGGGTAAGGTGAGCAATAAAGTTtgtaataaattttattgttattatatttctttcatttttacacaaaaattagtttcataatttttgaattagcaAAATGATTCCAAACCACACATATCAAATCATACAAAACAGAAATGGAATTTTGACATCCATCGAATAGAAAAGGATTTACAATGGAATGACAATTTTATGTATGATTTATGTGTGGAGTAGATGGTAGAGATTAAACAAAATGGAATGACAATTTATGTATGATCCAATGTCATGccatatttatttctatttttgtgaattttttgtgattttttatttttcttgaactttactGAAATTCAACCAATGCTCTCGGTAAATCGAGAAATTTGAACGGTTTTCAACTAATTCGATCAAAATGCGATCAATGCGAAAAATGCAGTCGGTTTTTGGTTGAATTTGATCGGCTTTCGCTCGGCCGATTTGACAGTTTTTTTAGTGGTCAAACCAGTTTAACCAAGTGAATTTAACCGAATTCTTACcaaatttcacgaattttgtGAAATCACTGACCTCTGCATTTCGGTTATCAAACGAATTTTTAACGGATTTCCTCCTGTACACTCGACTGAAATCCGGCGATCTCTCAGTCGACAAGTTAAGGTCACTGAGTTAAGCACAAGAGAAAGAAAGCGCAGGACGCCTGatatggaggaagaagaaaacacCACGACCGTCCGATAAAAATCTGACGGTCCACGTGCATTGACTGAATGAAGTTTTATTTCAGCTGACTGAGATATAGCAGCTTCCATTTAAAAACCCTGAGGTGCACTTTTATGTATTTGTCATAATCTGAACGGCTCATCCAGAATCAACGGTTTTAATTCCTCTGCCATTTCATCTCCTTGGGTTTAAAAAGGGGAAAAGTCCAGTCCTCCCCACTCAACTTCGCTGTAGCTTTGTTGGCATCGAGGAGGATTatggcactactacagaaaatcttatcactgtcggctctaaagGAGTCATTACTATCGGTTTTAGAGTCAGTAGTGGGTAGCAAATAGTGATAGTCGGAGACTATCACTATCGGCCCAGATACtagcagtgaaggggttatcactgccgactgaaggcTTCAgacggcagtgatagtcggttaTTACTACCGGTTGAAAGctttagccgacagtgatacagTCGGCCCTCGATTGATTTTTTGGGTtgggaaaattaaaaaaaattcacctaaGGAACTCTCACGTCCGTActgtcgcaagtcacaagtcacacgattaTTCGCACGCGTGCGTTTTGTGGCACTCGAACCTGAGACCTCTCAACTCACGTGATACATCCTTATCATCCCACCACATAAGTACTTAGGATAACAGTAGCATATGTAATCTTTTTGATATCTTATGTCTGAaatttcaaacgattatttggatatctaaatgacttcgaatgaaaaggttttcaactacaaagttgtagatctcgttgagggctataattttcatataaattttgtctacatccaactttatatgaaaaaattatgaatttttaaagataaactgTCATCTATTAACACTATCGGCTCgtgttacgaaccggcagtgatacccgaTCATGCACTATTCACCCAACCAGTCACTGTTCatctattatcactgtcggtgcTTCttatgagccagcagtgatacctattatcactgtcggcttataatacgagccggcagtgatacttgacgaactatcactgttggtttatGGCTAGATctggcagtgatagttcagGTATCACTGTTGGCTGTTGCCTTCATCCGGCAGtgaagcatcactgccggctcaaatcatcagtcaatagtgatgcccttcatcactgccggttcataaatcACATTCGCTAATTTTTCCCGAGCAGCTTTTGAACCGGCATACCATTAGTAACTGTCAGTGATGGGTCAGTATATAAACCTGGTTTTATAGTACTGTAGTAATCTCGTTTCGTGAGCTATTTCGAAAAAGTTTGATGTCTGGCTAATTGCTTTTCTCCTTTAATCTATGTTGCTACCAGAGATATGTGAATCGTGATTAAGAGTATATCCAAGTAGGGCCTGTTTGTACTTGCCGGTGTTAATATGGACAGTGGCCACTGATGTTCTTACTATCGCCAGCCTCTCGCTCAATTCCTCATAGTTCAGGAGATTCTGAGTTTTGGCGTGGTGTTATAGTTTTGCCATATATATTTAGTTATGAGATCATTAGTAGTCACAATTAAATATGCATAGGGAATTTAGGATATCCTCTCCACAGAGAAACAGACATTCCCAAGAATTTCACTCCTCCTAGTGTATGTTTGTATATATGTGTGCAAGTCATGGAAATGATCAAGGTTGTAATTATAACTATCATGATGTAAATGAACTCCTATATGAATGAGAATGACATGTCTGTGTATGCCATGTATGTGATGGGCAAGGGAGGAGAGTTAGAAAGGGGTTTAGGGTTCTAGTCTAAAGAGCTGCATCGAACTCACTACTATTGTTTCGTGTGAAAAAACAAATTATTATATAGAATAGGCTGTTGCTAGCATCATAACACGTCCACGTCCAGCGTGTTCATAGCATCACGTGAATGTCTCATTCAGCGTTAGTACTTAGCTAAAAACTTGAGGTATgacaccattatcaaaccaaaatcCACCGTTACTATCCTTAGGACCTCTCTGCTTCCAATTCACCATTGTGACTCACCAACATATAAATACCCGCAACTATAACTCGTCATCTCAGTCAATATAGCTGCTATTATGTTGTGCATCTTAATTTTGTGTTCCTTACAGTACCTCCGTTCTCTTTTACTTATCATTTAGGATATCGATACGGTCTCCAACAAACAAGTTTAACTATTACTTTTGATAATTACTTCTTaataaaagttaataaaaattagatgatatcaaagtatttttcataacaAATTCACTACTATTATTTTCATGTATCAAATCctaataattttatatatattagtgattaaaattttaaaagttttatTGCACGTATTTTAGTAtgatatctatttgagaacgaAGGTACTATCATTTGCTTGAGCACTGTAGTACTTTATCATCTTGAGAGCCAGTTAATTTGCTGGTCAActagctatatatacaaagttAATAGCTGTATCTAGCATTTATCTAATACCGCTATTTGCATTCCTCTTTTTGTTTGTACTTTCGCATCTCATTGCTCAAGGAATTCTTGAAGGGCCCACAACAACACGCAGGGTATTTATCTAGTATGAGAATGATCGGCTGCACCAACCTACCACAATCAAGCGCAAGACCTGCAATTCCTCTGTGAGCATGAGCGTCCCTCCTGCAAAAAGGGCGAGATCCAACACAAGTACATCGTTCCAGAGAGGCAATGGCTCGTCGCCCGGCTTCTCTGCTAGTCCTGCTGCAGTGCTGCATGTTGGTCCTGGCGGTCGGCGACGCTCTCATGGAGGCACGTACTGGGCCACGGTCGGCACACTGCAAGGTTGCAGAAAGACGTCAGCTCTCGACCAAAGAGCCGGAGAGCGTCGACAGCTGCCGGGCCACCAGCGACGGCACAGAGGCGTTCCAGAAGACAGGGTCCTCGGTGCATCGCAAAGCCACACAAACAACTAAGCTCCCGAAGAACGTGCTGGAGAGTGTCGACTtcaagggaaaaatgcaaaaaaaaaaccctaaaagtcacttgtattttgacttttctttcagAAGTTGTTTTGTTTGAGAAAACCCTCAAAAGTttgattttattgaaaaaacctctcaaaattaacaaaataaagaaaatcacaaaaaaaatttaaaaaaaactagagacgattataagaccttctgtgaaatttgttttcaaaaataatatactttgcatcatatttcatagagaggaagtttaaaagaaaaaagaaaaatgtgcatcttacttattaactcatattattttaactttgtcatgtctaccattatttttcctacacaaataattatttaagtaaactaataaaagtggtttcactaattttgggggtgttatgaattagttatgaattaatctatctgcaacacatttacttaaTCTTGCACgttataataactatttcaaaatttcatgtatttttagaagatataggatcatgtaagaatactaaaaaaaatttgtttcatgatttttgaattaataaataattaactatgcatttaactcgaattaataaatgagctgcacgtttttctttcttttttttttcaaacttcctctacatgaaatatgatgcaaaggatattatttttgaaaaaaaatcacaaagtcttagaattgtctctagtttttta includes:
- the LOC133912083 gene encoding uncharacterized protein LOC133912083 encodes the protein MDNVEDPRFSRTETPSSPPHLFHAVQPPSPSGRHGIGMGGAVPPPRPPRLRSQSPSHPSLSPPYLQATTPVASSPLPIVPRSAPVPPVRVSRPCRRAAMSAAAASIGVNSLSSETVGVGQNDLLIVGPGVLGRIVADMWKQEYPGCKVFGQTATTEHHNELNEIGIIPSLKGSIMGPKFPYVIFCAPPYRSDDYPGDLRVAASNWNGEGSFLFTSSTAVYDCSDNGLCDEDCPCVPIGRSPRTDVLLKAENVVLEAGGCVLRLVGLYNSDRGPHVFWLSKGTLDARPDHILNLIHYEDAASLAIAIMKKRLRGRIFVGCDNEPLSRQEIMDRVNRSGNFDTKFQGFTGTNDPLGKRMENSKTRAEIGWQPKYPSFTEFLGLSNF